One window from the genome of Anser cygnoides isolate HZ-2024a breed goose chromosome 8, Taihu_goose_T2T_genome, whole genome shotgun sequence encodes:
- the CDKN2C gene encoding cyclin-dependent kinase 4 inhibitor C isoform X2 — MLWRAVSRVAGLFSGAPQTEVMKLGNPEIARRLLMSGANPDLKDSTGFAVIHDVARAGFLDTLQTLLEFKADVNIEDAEGNLPLHLAAQEGHVPVVEFLLKSTASKVGHQNKRGDTAYDVAKLYKRSAVLRLLEGGRPPAATE, encoded by the exons atgttgTGGCGCGCCGTTAGTCGTGTAGCAGGGCTGTTTTCAGGAGCGCCACAGACGGAG gTAATGAAACTCGGCAATCCCGAAATCGCCCGGCGGTTGCTCATGAGCGGTGCGAACCCCGATCTGAAAGACAGTACCGGCTTCGCCGTAATTCACGACGTAGCCAGAGCGGGTTTTCTGGACACTTTGCAGACTCTGCTGGAGTTTAAAGCCGACGTTAACATCGAGGATGCCGAGGGCAACCTGCCCCTGCACCTGGCCGCGCAGGAGGGCCACGTGCCGGTGGTGGAGTTCCTGCTGAAGAGCACGGCCAGCAAGGTGGGCCACCAGAACAAGCGGGGCGACACCGCCTACGACGTGGCCAAGCTGTACAAGCGCAGCGCCGTGCTCCGGCTGCTGGAgggcggccgcccccccgccgccaccgaGTGA